One Deinococcus multiflagellatus DNA window includes the following coding sequences:
- a CDS encoding beta strand repeat-containing protein: protein MKGLFSRLSRLAVVGLGMAALGSTAQAAASYCTAVYSVQTTPAISAINPSTGAQLRSFGITGADPNAQALNPADGLLYYFDRNTNPETLYRLDPKVGAPSATAVGQMTNSFGSTLVGATFASDGTLLTYWSDATISAVNIATRTFGASRPITGSDIDAAGGTNGDISFDPSGQLWSISNTTAGASALYRLTPNGTNTAYTATKVVTISGTTSNSLNGLAIDPVTNRFYVSVSGSLYGLDNLSGGSGAATLKGSLPGVSDLASCNVVPNTPTLNKSFSPSPLQAPATTSTLTLTVGNSNLAPYYLYSDLVDTMPTGMTVNTGSLAGTCKTSVNTLTATANAITLAAGATIPVGGCTITATVNVANTPGSYTNTVSANTLQGSTGTLTTTTTATLVSNTAPTISKAFAPATVALNGTSTITFTVTNPNPSTNPALTNLNFTDTLSGMNVASTTIGGTCAATNSPALTVGATALNLTVPTLAANSSCTITVSVRGTQIGVNPNTTSGVNSTETPTRGAASNSPTLTVTPLAPVVSKSFNPASVPQGGTTQLTINVTNPNGVAATAFTLTDDIAATTGLTGLTISGVTTDTCRGAGTVTTTSGRYALTGGTLPAGGCSVVLNVQVPAAAATGPATNTIAGSSVTGTINGQSLPAPSNATAGLTVTPVADLAITKTDGVGAVNASGTTTYTLRVTNNGPSAVTGATLTDAAPAGLTFTAVACSGTPGQCTAGTTPSVIQLQNGYALPALASGQFYEITVTATVTATSGSVANTATIAVPSGTTDPTAGNNSATDTDTVTPVADLAITKTNGVSSVTTGTATTYTIRVTNNGPSSVTGAVLRDAAATGLTKTAVACSGTPGQCSTAPTIAQLESVGGFALPALASGQFYEITITANVTATTGSVSNIATIAVPSGTTDPTPGNNSATDTDTVTPVADLAIIKTNGVSSVTTGTATTYTIRVTNNGPSAVTGAVLRDAVATGLTKTAVACSGTPGQCSTAPTIAQLESVGGFALPALASGQFYEITITANVTATTGSVSNIATIAVPSGTTDPTPGNNSATDTDTVSVTFDLAVTKTGPAFAKPGDTFAYTIRVANTTATASGSVTVTDVLPAGLTFVSADNGGTYTAGTRTVTWTLTSVAANANTDLTLTVTAPADATIRPVGGVKSVQNTASLVAAGDTNAANNTSAAVTTRFVLNDVAKRVRNVTADVRDNGGVARFGTTGGGKPGEVLEYCLDASNLGGADLPGYVLTDQVPGNVDALLTAYDAEEPSAATGFGVKVTRAGVTYRTSAADADTGTLTTTGGTFGRGTLTLNLGTLTAGETATACFQTTIR, encoded by the coding sequence GTGAAGGGCCTGTTCTCACGACTGTCGCGTTTGGCTGTCGTGGGGCTGGGCATGGCGGCGCTGGGCAGCACGGCCCAGGCGGCGGCCAGCTACTGCACGGCGGTGTATTCCGTGCAGACCACGCCAGCGATCAGCGCGATCAACCCCAGCACCGGCGCGCAGCTCAGAAGCTTCGGCATTACGGGCGCAGACCCCAATGCCCAGGCCCTGAACCCGGCCGACGGCCTGCTGTACTACTTTGACCGCAACACCAACCCGGAAACGCTCTACAGGCTCGATCCCAAGGTGGGGGCGCCCAGCGCCACGGCTGTGGGCCAGATGACCAACAGCTTTGGTTCGACCCTGGTGGGGGCCACCTTCGCCTCGGACGGCACCCTGCTGACCTACTGGAGCGACGCCACCATCAGCGCCGTGAACATTGCCACGCGCACCTTCGGGGCGTCCCGGCCCATCACGGGCTCGGATATTGACGCTGCCGGCGGCACCAACGGCGACATCTCCTTTGATCCCAGTGGACAGCTGTGGTCTATCAGCAACACCACGGCGGGGGCCAGCGCGCTCTACCGCCTGACCCCCAACGGGACCAACACCGCCTACACCGCCACCAAAGTGGTGACCATCAGCGGCACCACTTCCAACTCGCTGAACGGCCTGGCCATTGACCCCGTGACCAACCGCTTCTACGTGTCGGTCAGCGGGTCGCTGTACGGCCTGGACAATCTGAGCGGCGGCTCCGGGGCGGCCACACTGAAGGGCTCGTTGCCCGGGGTGAGTGACCTCGCGTCGTGCAACGTGGTGCCCAACACCCCAACCCTGAACAAGAGCTTCTCGCCCAGCCCCCTGCAGGCGCCGGCCACCACCAGCACCCTGACCCTGACGGTGGGGAACAGCAACCTGGCGCCCTACTACCTGTACAGCGATCTGGTGGACACCATGCCCACCGGCATGACGGTGAACACCGGCAGCCTGGCCGGTACCTGTAAAACCTCGGTCAATACCCTGACGGCCACCGCCAACGCCATTACCCTGGCGGCAGGCGCCACCATTCCTGTGGGCGGCTGCACCATCACCGCCACGGTGAACGTGGCGAACACGCCGGGCAGCTACACCAACACGGTGTCGGCCAACACGCTGCAGGGCTCCACCGGGACCCTGACCACGACCACCACAGCCACCCTGGTGAGCAACACCGCGCCCACCATCAGCAAGGCTTTTGCCCCGGCCACTGTGGCGCTGAATGGCACCAGCACCATCACCTTTACGGTCACCAACCCCAACCCCAGCACCAACCCCGCGCTGACCAACCTGAACTTCACCGACACGCTGAGCGGCATGAACGTGGCCAGCACCACCATCGGCGGCACCTGCGCGGCGACCAACAGCCCGGCCCTGACGGTGGGGGCCACGGCCCTGAACCTCACGGTGCCCACCCTGGCGGCCAACAGCAGCTGCACCATTACGGTGAGCGTGCGCGGCACCCAGATTGGCGTGAACCCCAACACCACGAGCGGGGTGAACAGCACGGAGACGCCCACGCGCGGCGCCGCGTCCAACAGCCCCACCCTGACCGTCACGCCCCTGGCCCCGGTGGTCAGCAAGAGCTTTAACCCGGCCAGCGTGCCCCAGGGCGGCACCACCCAGCTGACCATCAATGTCACGAACCCCAATGGCGTGGCGGCCACCGCCTTCACCCTGACCGACGATATCGCCGCCACGACGGGCCTGACGGGCCTGACTATCAGCGGCGTGACCACCGACACCTGCCGGGGCGCAGGCACCGTGACCACCACCTCGGGCCGCTACGCCCTGACCGGCGGCACCCTGCCGGCGGGGGGTTGCTCGGTGGTGCTGAACGTGCAGGTCCCTGCGGCAGCGGCCACGGGCCCCGCGACCAACACCATCGCCGGTTCATCGGTGACGGGCACCATCAACGGCCAGAGCCTGCCTGCGCCAAGCAATGCCACGGCCGGACTGACTGTGACCCCGGTGGCCGATCTGGCCATCACGAAAACCGACGGTGTGGGGGCCGTGAACGCCAGCGGCACGACCACGTACACCCTTCGCGTGACGAACAACGGCCCCAGTGCCGTCACCGGCGCCACCCTGACCGACGCCGCGCCGGCGGGCCTGACCTTCACGGCGGTGGCCTGCTCGGGGACCCCCGGGCAGTGCACGGCGGGCACCACCCCCAGCGTGATCCAGCTGCAAAACGGCTACGCCCTGCCCGCTCTGGCGAGTGGTCAGTTCTACGAGATCACGGTGACCGCCACCGTGACCGCCACCAGTGGGAGCGTGGCGAACACGGCGACCATCGCGGTGCCCAGCGGGACGACCGACCCCACCGCCGGCAACAACAGCGCCACCGACACCGACACCGTGACCCCCGTGGCCGATCTGGCGATCACCAAGACCAACGGGGTCAGCAGTGTGACCACCGGGACCGCGACCACCTATACCATCCGCGTGACCAACAACGGCCCCAGCAGTGTGACCGGCGCGGTGCTGAGGGACGCGGCTGCCACCGGCCTCACGAAGACAGCAGTGGCCTGCTCGGGCACCCCGGGGCAGTGCAGCACGGCTCCGACGATTGCCCAGCTGGAAAGCGTTGGTGGGTTCGCCCTGCCCGCTCTGGCCAGTGGTCAGTTCTACGAGATCACGATCACCGCGAACGTCACCGCTACGACGGGCAGCGTGTCGAACATCGCCACCATTGCCGTGCCCAGCGGGACGACTGACCCCACCCCCGGCAACAACAGCGCCACCGACACCGACACCGTGACTCCGGTGGCCGATCTGGCGATCATCAAGACCAACGGGGTCAGCAGTGTGACCACCGGGACCGCGACCACCTACACCATCCGCGTGACCAACAACGGCCCCAGTGCGGTCACCGGCGCGGTGCTGAGGGACGCCGTTGCCACCGGCCTCACGAAGACAGCAGTGGCCTGCTCGGGCACCCCGGGGCAGTGCAGCACGGCTCCGACGATTGCCCAGCTGGAAAGCGTTGGTGGGTTCGCCCTGCCCGCTCTGGCCAGTGGTCAGTTCTACGAGATCACGATCACCGCGAACGTCACCGCTACGACGGGCAGCGTGTCGAACATCGCCACCATTGCCGTGCCCAGCGGGACGACTGACCCCACCCCCGGCAACAACAGCGCCACCGATACCGACACCGTCAGCGTCACCTTTGATCTGGCGGTCACCAAGACGGGGCCTGCGTTTGCCAAGCCGGGCGACACCTTCGCCTACACCATCCGCGTGGCCAACACCACGGCCACGGCCAGCGGCAGCGTGACGGTGACCGATGTGCTGCCCGCAGGCCTGACCTTCGTGAGCGCCGACAATGGCGGGACCTACACTGCGGGCACCCGCACCGTGACCTGGACCCTGACCAGCGTGGCGGCCAACGCGAACACCGACCTGACCCTGACGGTCACGGCGCCGGCTGACGCCACCATCCGGCCTGTGGGCGGCGTCAAGAGTGTGCAGAACACCGCCAGCCTCGTGGCCGCGGGCGACACCAACGCCGCCAACAACACCTCGGCGGCCGTGACCACCCGCTTCGTCCTGAATGACGTCGCCAAGCGCGTGCGCAACGTGACGGCCGATGTGCGCGACAATGGCGGTGTGGCCCGCTTCGGGACGACGGGCGGCGGCAAGCCCGGCGAGGTGCTGGAATACTGCTTGGACGCCAGCAACCTGGGCGGCGCCGACCTGCCCGGCTACGTGCTGACCGACCAGGTGCCCGGCAATGTGGACGCCCTGCTCACCGCCTATGACGCCGAGGAGCCCAGCGCGGCCACCGGCTTCGGGGTGAAGGTCACGCGCGCCGGGGTCACCTACCGCACCAGCGCGGCCGACGCCGACACCGGCACCCTGACGACCACGGGCGGCACCTTTGGCCGGGGCACCCTGACCCTGAACCTGGGCACCCTGACCGCTGGCGAAACCGCCACCGCCTGCTTTCAGACCACCATTCGCTGA
- the pnp gene encoding polyribonucleotide nucleotidyltransferase codes for MIGKTYTTMLGDKELSIETGKLAKLVSGSVTLRYGDTVVLVTAQAREEKSTLDFLPLTVEFEERHYAVGKIPGSFHRREGRPGERAILSARITDRQLRPLFPKGYRHETQVIITVLSADGQNLPDVLGPIGASAALTISDIPWQGPTACVRVGQVDGQFILNPTTDQLAHSRLDLVVAGTRDAVMMVEAGAQEVSEDDLVAAIEFAHAGMQGVLDLIERMRAELGQEKFNFLADGDLSTDLVPELAEQARAAGLRDALLTVKKKERSANLKALRDRLIQARIPEGEIEGAEERVAALKSAFGKVEKQELRRLILENDLRADGRNAKTVRPIWIEARALPRAHGSAIFTRGETQVLGVATLGTERDEILIDDLTSETGDKFLLHYNFPPYSTGEVKRMGGQSRREVGHGHLAKRAIRAVLPSFEEFPYVIRLVGEVLESNGSSSMATVCAGTLALMDAGVPIKAPVAGVAMGLVMEGEQYRVLTDILGLEDALGDMDFKVCGTAQGVTALQMDIKVGGITPQIMREALSQAREGRLHILGKMAEVLPSPRPELSPTAPRIISLKINPELIGKVIGPGGKQIRELEAMGAQITVEEDGTIRVFSADSAAAEAVKARIEGLTREAKVGETFTGTVVKTAPFGAFVNLFPGQDGMLHISQMSEERINAVEDVLNVGDKLQVKIANIDDRGKIDLIRPELEGKVAPREPRAPRPGGDRGGRPPRRD; via the coding sequence ATGATCGGAAAGACGTATACCACGATGCTGGGCGACAAGGAGCTGAGCATCGAAACGGGCAAGCTGGCGAAGCTCGTCAGCGGCAGCGTGACCCTGCGCTACGGCGACACGGTGGTGCTGGTGACCGCGCAGGCCCGCGAAGAAAAGAGCACGCTGGACTTTCTGCCCCTGACGGTGGAATTTGAAGAGCGCCACTACGCCGTGGGCAAGATTCCCGGCTCCTTTCACCGCCGCGAGGGGCGCCCCGGCGAGCGGGCCATCCTCTCGGCGCGCATCACCGACCGGCAGCTGCGCCCGCTGTTTCCCAAGGGCTACCGCCACGAAACGCAGGTGATTATCACGGTGCTCTCGGCCGACGGCCAGAACCTGCCGGACGTGCTGGGGCCCATCGGCGCCTCGGCCGCCCTGACCATCAGCGATATTCCCTGGCAGGGGCCCACCGCCTGCGTGCGGGTGGGGCAGGTGGACGGGCAGTTCATCCTGAACCCCACCACCGACCAGCTGGCGCACAGCCGCCTGGACCTCGTGGTGGCGGGCACCCGCGACGCCGTGATGATGGTGGAGGCCGGCGCCCAGGAGGTCAGCGAGGACGATCTGGTGGCCGCCATTGAATTTGCCCACGCGGGCATGCAGGGCGTGCTGGACCTGATTGAGCGCATGCGCGCCGAACTGGGCCAGGAGAAATTCAACTTCCTGGCCGACGGCGACCTGAGCACCGACCTCGTGCCGGAACTGGCCGAGCAGGCCCGCGCCGCCGGGCTGCGCGACGCCCTGCTGACCGTGAAGAAAAAGGAGCGCAGCGCGAACCTCAAGGCCCTGCGCGACCGCCTGATTCAGGCCCGCATCCCCGAAGGCGAGATCGAAGGCGCCGAGGAGCGCGTCGCCGCCCTGAAAAGCGCTTTTGGCAAGGTGGAAAAGCAGGAACTGCGCCGCCTGATTCTGGAAAACGACCTGCGCGCCGACGGCCGCAACGCCAAGACGGTGCGCCCCATCTGGATTGAGGCCCGCGCGCTCCCCCGGGCGCACGGCAGCGCGATCTTCACGCGCGGCGAGACGCAGGTGCTGGGCGTGGCGACCCTGGGCACCGAGCGCGACGAGATTCTGATCGACGACCTGACGAGTGAAACCGGCGACAAGTTCCTGCTGCACTACAATTTCCCGCCGTACTCCACCGGCGAGGTCAAGCGCATGGGCGGGCAGTCCCGGCGTGAAGTGGGCCACGGGCACCTCGCCAAGCGCGCCATCCGCGCGGTGCTGCCCAGCTTTGAAGAGTTCCCCTACGTGATCCGCCTGGTGGGCGAGGTGCTGGAATCCAACGGCTCCAGCTCCATGGCGACCGTCTGCGCGGGCACTCTGGCCCTGATGGACGCAGGCGTGCCCATCAAGGCGCCCGTGGCCGGCGTGGCGATGGGCCTGGTGATGGAAGGCGAGCAGTACCGCGTGCTGACCGACATCCTGGGCCTGGAAGACGCGCTGGGCGACATGGATTTCAAGGTGTGCGGCACGGCCCAGGGCGTCACGGCCCTGCAGATGGACATCAAGGTGGGCGGTATCACCCCGCAGATCATGCGTGAGGCGCTTTCGCAGGCCCGGGAAGGTCGCCTGCACATCCTGGGCAAGATGGCCGAGGTGCTGCCCAGCCCCCGTCCCGAACTCTCCCCCACCGCCCCACGCATCATCAGCCTGAAGATCAACCCCGAGCTGATCGGCAAGGTGATTGGCCCCGGCGGCAAGCAGATCCGCGAACTGGAGGCCATGGGCGCGCAGATCACGGTGGAGGAAGACGGCACCATCCGCGTGTTTTCCGCCGACAGCGCGGCGGCCGAAGCCGTCAAGGCGCGCATAGAGGGCCTGACCCGCGAAGCCAAGGTGGGCGAGACCTTTACCGGCACCGTGGTCAAGACCGCGCCGTTCGGGGCGTTTGTCAACCTGTTCCCCGGTCAGGACGGCATGCTGCACATCTCGCAGATGAGCGAGGAGCGGATCAATGCGGTTGAGGACGTGCTGAACGTGGGCGACAAGCTGCAAGTGAAGATCGCCAACATTGATGACCGCGGCAAGATTGACCTGATCCGCCCCGAGCTGGAAGGCAAGGTGGCCCCCCGCGAGCCCCGCGCGCCGCGCCCTGGTGGCGACCGTGGTGGGCGCCCACCCCGCCGCGACTGA